A single genomic interval of Microbacterium sp. BLY harbors:
- a CDS encoding ATP-dependent helicase, with product MSALDALDERQRAAASVLRGPVAVLAGAGTGKTRVITHRIAHGVDTGAYSPSRVMAVTFTAKAAGELRGRLRALGVEGVAARTFHAAALAQLNFFWPTLAGAPAPSLIDNKVRMLGQAADALRLRPRTATLRDIASEIEWRKVSMISIDRYAELGRPISGVDPTQLIELMRGYEALKDERHQLDFEDVLLACAGMLETEPRVAAAVHEQYRHFTVDEFQDVSPLQNRLLELWLGDRHDICVVGDASQTIYSFAGAEQRFLLEFERRHPDATVVRLETNYRSQAPILTAANALMHGRPGALELVPAREQFSAEPPTVTAYDSESDEAAGIAAGVAARIAGGASPSEIAVLYRAHAQSAVLQQALAAEGIATSVLGGTRFFAMPEVRQAILALRAAAVAPTEHGFLPGVRRVLRELGLTEEPPAAGGAQRDGWEARRAILRLAEEAGPETTLRSFSDEMMARAKDQHEPTMRTVTLSTLHAAKGLEWPHVYLAGWAEGSLPISYATTFEAIDEERRLAYVGVTRAARTLELSWARSAGRGERAPSRFLAEMGTTARGTGILRETTPNATRSRRPR from the coding sequence GTGAGCGCACTCGATGCCCTCGACGAGCGGCAGCGAGCGGCGGCGTCCGTCCTCCGGGGACCGGTCGCGGTGCTGGCGGGAGCAGGGACGGGGAAGACCCGGGTGATCACCCACCGCATCGCGCACGGGGTGGACACGGGGGCGTACTCGCCGTCGCGCGTCATGGCCGTGACGTTCACGGCGAAGGCCGCGGGGGAGCTGCGGGGGCGGCTCCGGGCGCTCGGGGTCGAAGGGGTCGCCGCCCGCACGTTCCATGCTGCGGCACTCGCGCAGCTCAACTTCTTCTGGCCGACCCTGGCGGGCGCGCCCGCGCCGTCCCTCATCGACAACAAGGTGCGCATGCTCGGTCAGGCGGCCGATGCGCTGCGGCTCCGCCCTCGCACGGCGACCCTGCGCGACATCGCGTCCGAGATCGAGTGGCGCAAGGTGTCGATGATCTCGATCGACCGCTACGCCGAGCTCGGCCGTCCGATCAGCGGGGTCGATCCCACGCAGCTCATCGAGCTGATGCGCGGGTACGAGGCGCTGAAGGACGAGCGCCACCAGCTCGACTTCGAGGACGTGCTGCTGGCGTGCGCGGGGATGCTGGAGACCGAGCCGCGGGTCGCGGCCGCCGTCCACGAGCAGTACCGGCACTTCACGGTGGACGAGTTCCAGGACGTCTCGCCGCTGCAGAACCGGCTGCTGGAGCTGTGGCTCGGCGACCGGCACGACATCTGCGTGGTCGGCGACGCGAGTCAGACGATCTACTCGTTCGCCGGGGCCGAGCAGCGCTTCCTCCTCGAATTCGAGCGTCGGCATCCGGATGCGACGGTCGTGCGACTGGAGACGAACTACCGGTCGCAGGCCCCCATCCTGACCGCCGCGAACGCCCTGATGCACGGCCGCCCGGGAGCACTCGAGCTCGTCCCCGCCCGCGAGCAGTTCTCGGCGGAGCCGCCCACGGTCACCGCCTACGACTCCGAGAGCGACGAGGCTGCGGGGATCGCGGCCGGGGTGGCGGCACGCATCGCGGGCGGCGCCTCGCCGTCGGAGATCGCCGTGCTCTACCGGGCGCATGCGCAGTCGGCGGTGCTGCAGCAGGCTCTCGCCGCCGAGGGGATCGCGACCTCGGTGCTCGGCGGCACCCGCTTCTTCGCGATGCCGGAGGTGCGGCAGGCGATCCTCGCGCTCCGCGCGGCCGCGGTCGCGCCCACCGAGCACGGGTTCCTCCCCGGCGTCCGTCGTGTCCTCCGGGAGCTCGGGCTGACGGAGGAGCCGCCGGCGGCGGGCGGCGCGCAGCGGGACGGCTGGGAGGCGCGCCGGGCCATCCTGCGGCTCGCGGAGGAAGCGGGGCCGGAGACGACTCTCCGATCGTTCAGCGACGAGATGATGGCCCGCGCGAAGGACCAGCACGAGCCGACGATGCGGACGGTCACGCTGTCGACGCTGCACGCGGCGAAGGGTCTCGAGTGGCCGCACGTCTACCTCGCGGGGTGGGCGGAGGGCTCGTTGCCGATCTCGTACGCCACCACCTTCGAGGCGATCGACGAGGAGCGCCGGCTGGCGTACGTCGGTGTCACACGCGCGGCGCGCACGCTGGAGCTGTCGTGGGCACGCTCGGCGGGTCGAGGGGAGCGTGCGCCGTCGCGCTTCCTCGCGGAGATGGGGACGACGGCCCGCGGCACAGGCATCCTGCGCGAAACGACACCGAACGCCACGCGATCCCGCCGTCCGAGGTGA
- a CDS encoding DUF3107 domain-containing protein — protein MEIRIGIINTGRELSFDTAATADEVRTQVAAALEQSASHVSFADVKGNSYIVPTANLAYIELGTEESRRVGFVA, from the coding sequence GTGGAAATCCGCATCGGCATCATCAACACCGGCCGCGAACTGAGCTTCGACACCGCTGCCACGGCGGACGAGGTCCGCACCCAGGTCGCCGCAGCGCTGGAGCAGAGCGCCTCGCACGTGAGCTTCGCCGACGTGAAGGGCAACTCCTACATCGTGCCGACCGCGAACCTCGCCTACATCGAGCTGGGCACCGAGGAGTCGCGTCGCGTGGGCTTCGTCGCCTGA
- a CDS encoding ATP-dependent DNA helicase — protein sequence MTAASPAAVLSATDIAAALGLPTPTPAQQQVIEAPLEPALVVAGAGSGKTETMSARVVWLVANGLVRRDEVLGLTFTRKAAGELAERIGARLAVVDEYGRRGLLPHLSEIVAGDALRRVGEAAPGRQRELVRAHVLDELAERHGTGWVPGAARTADDLMIRPRVSTYNAFADGIVREHAARIGRDPDVAMLSQAASWMLAREVVLRSDLPELEEVDYALGTVIDAVQRLAGEALDHRVDLAEAERIAMAQALAFDPYRGNADVEKAAVNLRSLPTLTRLVREYIAEKDRRGVLDFADQVAGAYDIVESAPDVRAELREQHRVVLLDEYQDTSVIQTRFLAELFRDAAVMAVGDPHQSIYGWRGASADNLYAFPRSFSSAGGVRTYSLMTSWRNDRGILDVANRVLEPLQRPGLDVPPLEARPGAGEGTVAVRYPFTVDDEADEVAAWFAERRARHEATTTAPHTGAILFRSKRHMQTFAAALAARGIPHRILGLGGLLATPEVVDVVSTLRVVHDPTAGSALIRLLTGPRFGVGVADMAALYELGRALAERDTALVPLPEEVRARLRSSRGADEAISIVDAVDVVRAVRDDYRLLEGITAEGRARIRAAGEMLERLRRASSQPIPELIRLIELELRLDIELAANETRGPARVAATQLRAFADEVRAFLAADERGTIGSLLAWLDKAESTDELMPRPEPPEPGVVQLLTIHGSKGLEWDAVAVVRLVVDELPGRVSDTSGWFGFGVVPFALRGDRDALPRFAWDPDEAMGDETDPAKRLKLAQASLSGGVTKANPHGGALKRFKDAYREYQRQEERRLAYVAVTRARSDLLLSGAHWAGQKAPRTPSPYLQEAIEVRGLEEIPTVDPEDNPYDGPGATLHWPLDPLGARRGVVSAAADAVEEALRDGTAAPSDELRRLLAEREARQRGTDAEAPTRVPASRFKDYVTDYTGTLSSLVRPMPERPYRQTRLGTLFHAWVEQRSELVGVGTRVDEALWEQDEDEPDGDAPLDGLAPGAAADAADLAALQETFERSEWGPLQPLAVEIEIDFALGAGLPGARPGAADAHIVICKLDAVYRRADRGGRIEIVDWKTGRAPRTAQEREERMLQLALYRLAYHRRFGVPLEEIDVALYYVADDLVIRGDRVYSEEELFQRWSAARAAR from the coding sequence ATGACCGCAGCATCCCCGGCCGCCGTCCTCTCGGCGACCGACATCGCCGCCGCGCTCGGACTGCCGACCCCGACCCCTGCCCAGCAGCAGGTCATCGAGGCACCGCTCGAGCCCGCGCTCGTGGTGGCCGGCGCCGGCAGCGGCAAGACCGAGACGATGTCGGCCCGGGTCGTCTGGCTCGTGGCGAACGGCCTCGTCCGGCGGGACGAGGTGCTCGGTCTCACCTTCACCCGCAAGGCGGCCGGCGAGCTGGCGGAGCGCATCGGCGCCCGTCTCGCCGTCGTCGACGAGTATGGACGCCGCGGGCTCCTGCCGCATCTGTCCGAGATCGTGGCGGGGGACGCGCTGCGGCGCGTGGGCGAGGCCGCGCCGGGTCGTCAACGCGAACTCGTGCGCGCGCACGTTCTGGACGAGCTGGCGGAGCGGCACGGCACGGGATGGGTCCCTGGTGCGGCCCGCACGGCGGACGATCTCATGATCCGGCCGCGGGTGTCGACCTACAACGCCTTCGCCGACGGGATCGTCCGTGAGCACGCCGCCCGGATCGGACGGGATCCCGACGTGGCGATGCTGAGCCAGGCCGCGTCCTGGATGCTGGCGCGGGAGGTCGTCCTCCGCAGCGACCTGCCGGAGCTCGAGGAGGTCGACTACGCACTCGGAACGGTCATCGACGCGGTGCAGCGGCTCGCCGGCGAAGCGCTGGACCATCGGGTGGACCTCGCCGAGGCGGAGCGGATCGCGATGGCGCAGGCCCTGGCGTTCGACCCGTACCGGGGCAACGCGGACGTCGAGAAGGCCGCCGTCAATCTGCGGAGCCTGCCGACCCTGACGCGGCTCGTCCGCGAGTACATCGCCGAGAAGGACCGGCGCGGCGTGCTGGACTTCGCCGATCAGGTGGCGGGGGCGTACGACATCGTCGAGTCGGCGCCGGATGTGCGCGCGGAGCTCCGGGAGCAGCACCGGGTGGTGCTGCTCGACGAGTACCAGGACACCTCCGTGATCCAGACGCGGTTCCTCGCGGAGCTATTCCGCGACGCGGCGGTCATGGCGGTGGGCGACCCGCACCAGTCGATCTACGGATGGCGTGGCGCGAGCGCCGACAACCTCTACGCGTTCCCGCGGTCGTTCTCGAGCGCGGGCGGCGTCCGCACCTACAGCCTCATGACGAGCTGGCGCAACGATCGCGGCATCCTCGACGTCGCCAACCGCGTGCTGGAGCCGCTGCAGCGCCCCGGGCTCGACGTGCCGCCGCTGGAGGCACGGCCCGGCGCGGGCGAGGGGACGGTCGCCGTGCGCTACCCCTTCACCGTGGACGACGAGGCGGATGAGGTGGCGGCGTGGTTCGCGGAGCGGCGCGCGCGACACGAGGCGACGACGACCGCCCCGCACACCGGAGCGATCCTGTTCCGCTCCAAGCGGCACATGCAGACATTCGCGGCGGCACTCGCGGCCCGCGGGATCCCGCACCGCATCCTCGGTCTCGGCGGCCTGCTCGCCACCCCCGAGGTCGTGGACGTCGTCTCGACACTGCGGGTCGTGCATGATCCGACGGCGGGCTCCGCACTCATCCGGCTCCTCACCGGCCCTCGTTTCGGGGTCGGCGTGGCCGACATGGCGGCCCTGTACGAGCTGGGGCGGGCGTTGGCGGAACGCGACACCGCGCTGGTCCCGCTTCCGGAGGAGGTCCGTGCGCGCTTGCGGTCATCGCGTGGTGCCGACGAGGCGATCTCCATCGTGGACGCGGTCGACGTCGTGCGCGCCGTGCGCGACGACTACCGGCTGCTGGAGGGCATCACGGCCGAAGGGCGAGCACGGATCCGCGCGGCGGGGGAGATGCTGGAGCGTCTGCGTCGCGCGTCGTCCCAGCCGATCCCCGAGCTGATCCGGCTCATCGAACTGGAGCTGCGGCTGGACATCGAGCTCGCGGCGAACGAGACCCGTGGCCCGGCGCGTGTCGCGGCCACCCAGCTCCGTGCGTTCGCGGATGAGGTGCGCGCCTTCCTCGCCGCCGACGAGCGCGGCACGATCGGCAGCCTGCTGGCATGGCTGGACAAAGCGGAGAGCACCGACGAGCTGATGCCGCGCCCCGAGCCGCCGGAGCCGGGGGTGGTCCAGCTGCTCACGATCCACGGTTCCAAGGGGCTGGAGTGGGATGCGGTGGCGGTCGTGCGCCTGGTCGTGGACGAACTGCCCGGACGCGTGTCCGACACGTCCGGCTGGTTCGGCTTCGGCGTCGTGCCCTTCGCCCTGCGCGGTGACCGTGACGCGCTGCCGCGCTTCGCCTGGGATCCCGATGAGGCGATGGGTGACGAGACCGATCCCGCCAAGCGGCTGAAGCTCGCACAGGCGTCGCTGTCGGGCGGGGTGACGAAGGCGAACCCGCACGGCGGCGCGCTCAAGCGGTTCAAGGACGCCTACCGGGAGTATCAGCGTCAGGAGGAGCGTCGCCTGGCGTACGTGGCGGTCACCCGCGCCAGGAGCGACCTGCTGCTCAGCGGAGCGCACTGGGCGGGGCAGAAGGCACCGCGCACGCCGAGTCCCTACCTCCAGGAGGCCATCGAGGTCCGGGGCCTCGAGGAGATCCCGACGGTGGACCCGGAGGACAACCCGTACGACGGCCCGGGCGCGACCCTGCACTGGCCCCTCGACCCGCTCGGCGCCCGCCGAGGGGTGGTGAGCGCGGCGGCCGATGCCGTCGAGGAGGCGCTCCGCGACGGCACCGCCGCGCCCTCCGACGAGCTGCGGCGGCTGCTGGCCGAACGGGAGGCGCGTCAGCGGGGGACCGATGCGGAGGCGCCCACCCGGGTGCCGGCGTCGCGGTTCAAGGACTACGTGACGGATTACACGGGGACCCTGTCCTCCCTCGTGCGCCCGATGCCGGAGCGCCCGTACCGCCAGACCCGGCTCGGGACGCTGTTCCATGCGTGGGTCGAGCAGCGCTCGGAGCTCGTCGGCGTCGGCACCCGCGTGGACGAGGCGCTCTGGGAGCAGGACGAGGACGAGCCGGACGGCGACGCCCCCCTCGACGGCCTGGCACCGGGCGCCGCGGCGGACGCGGCCGATCTCGCGGCGCTGCAGGAGACGTTCGAGCGCAGCGAGTGGGGGCCGCTGCAGCCGCTCGCGGTGGAGATCGAGATCGACTTCGCGCTCGGTGCGGGTCTCCCGGGCGCGCGGCCGGGGGCGGCCGACGCCCACATCGTGATCTGCAAGCTCGACGCGGTCTATCGCCGCGCCGACCGCGGCGGCAGGATCGAGATCGTCGACTGGAAGACGGGACGAGCACCCCGCACAGCGCAGGAGCGGGAGGAGCGCATGCTCCAGCTCGCCCTGTACCGGCTCGCCTACCACCGGCGCTTCGGCGTCCCCCTCGAGGAGATCGACGTGGCGCTCTACTACGTGGCCGACGATCTCGTGATCCGCGGCGACCGGGTCTACTCCGAGGAGGAGCTCTTCCAGCGCTGGAGCGCCGCCCGCGCCGCGCGCTGA
- a CDS encoding ATP-dependent DNA helicase yields MMSDAAQRAVITAAPTASAVVIGAPGTGKTSTLVDRMVHLLDAEGLRPEEVLALTPSRQAATALRDRIGVRIGLATPGPLARSLGSFAFQLVRGAMVREGAEPPALLTGADQDRIIAELLAGDAEDRRIRWPESLSEPVRASKGFRSELRAFLAECTELGASADELRATGDAVWAAAADFMEEYRSVLDALRAAHRDAADLLSEAAGILRAADAPTLGALAPLRVVLIDDAQELTRGGIGVVRALRERGIAVQAFGDPDISSGAFRGASPELFAQLAGALDAVHVLDGAHRQHPLLTTLTRTVTQAIGVSGRVEHRRAPVPAPEDDGADVSTFLAPSPYEEFDRIAGVMRDWHLSAGVPWDRMAVIAHDTRQVTALETELAAREIPTRAAGVQRPLGSEGIVRDIVGIVRLALTPDEERTVQAWEEALRTPFGGMDAIALRRLRARLRHLELGQGGSTPARELLRAAMAAPATLTLIDAPESRTAERFAETVAAVARAAAAGETIHDLLWRIWDQARAVDGRRLQVAWREISLLPTGAETARSLDALVALFDAAKRFVERSPDERPEIFVRDILDSEVPEDTLSAPERPGTVTLLTPATALGTEYDAVVVAGVQDGIWPNVRLRGGLLQTWRLADALLAARSGTAVEVPGVLDRRRAALHDELRLFVRAISRARHRLLITAVDDDDLSPSAFFGFLPPPGPPERHASAEHPLTLRGLVARHRRVLTTVHAEPLRREAAGQLAVLAREGVPGAHPHDWYGITPPSTAAPLRDLAVAGARVSPSAVESYEECGLNWVVSALGGDTVMPPTAGIGTIVHEAMERVPDGDLERMRAIVEEHWPELDFETAWIGRKERRRADLFVDRLHSYLGEVARDGGRVLGSEVEFRFAVDVSGDTAVPTVHPVGEDRGHRAIVHGYIDRVEAYPPGAGEHGAARGRGWEPMAGAPEGATVVVDLKTGKTDPESDGGVLDHAQLAAYQIAVQEGLVPGASPASLGGARLVIVSKTLAKSDYRVAHQHALDGEARTRFLQRVAEVARGMSAASFTAQVEAHCADTQRRVHPCRIHTVPAVSA; encoded by the coding sequence ATGATGTCGGATGCCGCCCAGCGAGCCGTGATCACGGCCGCCCCGACGGCGTCCGCGGTCGTCATCGGTGCCCCGGGGACCGGCAAGACCAGCACGCTCGTCGACCGCATGGTGCACCTGCTCGACGCCGAGGGGCTGCGCCCGGAGGAGGTACTGGCGCTTACGCCCAGCCGGCAGGCGGCGACCGCCCTGCGCGACCGCATCGGCGTGCGGATCGGCCTGGCGACCCCGGGTCCGCTCGCACGGTCGCTGGGTTCCTTCGCGTTCCAGCTCGTCCGCGGCGCGATGGTGCGCGAGGGCGCGGAACCGCCCGCGCTGCTCACCGGCGCCGACCAGGACCGCATCATCGCCGAGCTGCTCGCCGGCGATGCCGAGGACCGGCGCATCCGCTGGCCCGAGTCGCTCAGCGAGCCCGTGCGCGCCTCGAAGGGCTTCCGTTCCGAGCTCCGCGCGTTCCTGGCCGAGTGCACCGAGCTCGGCGCGAGTGCGGACGAGCTCCGCGCCACCGGGGACGCGGTCTGGGCCGCGGCGGCGGACTTCATGGAGGAGTACCGCAGCGTGCTCGATGCCCTCAGGGCCGCGCACCGGGATGCCGCCGACCTGCTCAGCGAGGCCGCGGGCATCCTCCGCGCGGCCGACGCGCCGACGCTCGGCGCGCTGGCCCCGCTCCGCGTCGTCCTCATCGACGACGCCCAGGAGCTGACGCGCGGCGGCATCGGCGTCGTGCGCGCCCTTCGGGAGCGCGGCATCGCCGTGCAGGCGTTCGGCGACCCCGACATCTCCTCCGGGGCCTTCCGGGGCGCGAGTCCGGAGCTCTTCGCGCAGCTCGCCGGGGCGCTGGACGCAGTGCACGTGCTCGACGGCGCACACCGGCAGCACCCCCTCCTGACGACCCTCACGCGGACGGTGACGCAGGCGATCGGCGTGTCCGGCCGGGTCGAGCACCGCCGCGCCCCGGTGCCGGCGCCGGAGGACGACGGCGCGGACGTCTCGACCTTCCTCGCTCCGTCGCCGTACGAGGAGTTCGACCGCATCGCGGGCGTGATGCGCGACTGGCACCTCAGCGCCGGGGTCCCGTGGGATCGCATGGCGGTCATCGCCCACGACACCCGGCAGGTGACGGCCCTGGAGACCGAGCTCGCTGCGCGCGAGATCCCGACGCGGGCCGCCGGGGTGCAGCGACCGCTCGGCAGCGAGGGGATCGTCCGTGACATCGTCGGGATCGTGCGGCTCGCGCTCACCCCCGACGAGGAACGGACGGTGCAGGCCTGGGAGGAGGCGCTGCGGACACCGTTCGGCGGCATGGACGCGATCGCGCTCCGCCGCCTGCGCGCGCGATTGCGGCACCTCGAACTGGGCCAGGGGGGATCGACGCCCGCGCGGGAGCTGCTGCGCGCCGCGATGGCGGCGCCCGCGACGCTCACGCTCATCGACGCGCCGGAGTCGCGGACTGCCGAGCGGTTCGCCGAGACGGTCGCCGCGGTCGCCCGGGCCGCGGCCGCGGGGGAGACCATCCACGATCTCCTGTGGCGCATCTGGGACCAGGCCAGGGCCGTGGACGGACGGCGTCTGCAGGTGGCCTGGCGCGAGATCTCCCTGCTGCCCACCGGTGCCGAGACGGCACGGTCCCTGGATGCCCTCGTCGCGCTCTTCGATGCGGCGAAGCGCTTCGTCGAGCGGAGCCCCGACGAGCGTCCGGAGATCTTCGTGCGCGACATCCTCGACAGCGAGGTCCCGGAGGACACGCTGTCGGCACCCGAGCGGCCCGGCACGGTCACGCTGCTGACGCCGGCGACCGCCCTCGGGACGGAGTACGACGCGGTGGTGGTGGCCGGAGTGCAGGACGGCATCTGGCCCAACGTCCGGCTGCGCGGCGGTCTCCTCCAGACCTGGCGACTGGCCGACGCCCTCCTCGCTGCCCGCTCCGGGACCGCCGTCGAGGTACCGGGGGTGCTCGACCGTCGTCGGGCCGCGCTGCACGACGAGCTGCGGCTGTTCGTGCGGGCGATCTCGCGCGCGCGGCATCGGCTGCTGATCACCGCGGTGGACGACGACGATCTGTCCCCCAGCGCCTTCTTCGGTTTCCTGCCGCCCCCCGGACCGCCGGAGCGTCATGCCTCCGCCGAGCACCCGCTCACGCTCCGCGGACTCGTCGCCCGCCACCGCCGTGTCCTCACCACGGTGCACGCCGAGCCGCTGCGTCGCGAGGCCGCCGGCCAGCTCGCCGTGCTCGCCAGGGAAGGCGTGCCGGGTGCGCATCCGCATGACTGGTACGGCATCACCCCGCCCTCCACCGCGGCGCCCCTGCGCGATCTCGCGGTCGCCGGGGCCCGCGTGTCGCCGTCCGCGGTCGAGTCCTACGAGGAGTGCGGCCTCAACTGGGTGGTGTCCGCGCTCGGCGGCGACACGGTGATGCCGCCCACAGCCGGGATCGGCACGATCGTCCATGAGGCGATGGAGCGCGTCCCGGACGGCGACCTCGAGCGCATGCGGGCGATCGTCGAGGAGCACTGGCCGGAGCTCGACTTCGAGACCGCCTGGATCGGTCGGAAGGAACGCCGGCGGGCCGATCTCTTCGTCGACCGGCTGCACAGCTATCTCGGCGAGGTGGCGAGGGACGGCGGACGCGTGCTCGGCAGCGAGGTGGAGTTCCGGTTCGCCGTGGACGTGTCCGGCGACACGGCGGTGCCGACCGTCCATCCGGTGGGGGAGGATCGCGGTCATCGGGCGATCGTGCACGGGTACATCGACCGCGTCGAGGCGTATCCTCCCGGCGCCGGTGAGCACGGCGCGGCTCGGGGGCGCGGGTGGGAGCCGATGGCCGGCGCCCCTGAGGGGGCGACGGTCGTCGTCGATCTGAAGACGGGCAAGACCGACCCGGAGTCGGACGGGGGCGTGCTCGACCACGCCCAGCTCGCCGCGTATCAGATCGCCGTGCAGGAAGGACTCGTGCCCGGTGCCTCGCCGGCGTCCCTGGGCGGCGCCCGTCTGGTGATCGTCTCGAAGACGCTGGCCAAGAGCGACTACCGGGTGGCGCATCAGCACGCGCTCGACGGGGAGGCGCGGACGCGGTTCCTGCAGCGGGTCGCCGAGGTCGCCCGCGGAATGTCGGCGGCGAGCTTCACGGCTCAGGTGGAGGCGCATTGCGCCGACACCCAGCGCCGTGTGCACCCGTGTCGCATCCACACGGTGCCGGCGGTGAGCGCATGA
- a CDS encoding ferritin-like fold-containing protein, whose translation MVKWFWQRDAAPRRTLALRSRGEQGDATRVDFAELAPELDRFLGQAAYLQLGYFETLTRLIRGTPELAEKESLSRAAGAALTKHRGIVDLIAARGEDPTQLMLPFREQLDAFRRKTIGARPRETLLAVYITAGMLDDFYLALASSYGETGRRVAQILREDDARHEIVAIIQETIESDEEWRSLLSMWARRLVGDTILVCRAALRPELLAVEEARIEPVYTELMGAHARRMDAMGLAS comes from the coding sequence GTGGTTAAGTGGTTCTGGCAGCGCGATGCCGCGCCCCGGCGCACGCTCGCGTTGCGCAGCCGCGGAGAGCAGGGCGACGCGACGCGCGTCGACTTCGCGGAGCTCGCGCCCGAGCTCGACCGGTTCCTCGGGCAGGCGGCGTACCTGCAGCTGGGCTACTTCGAGACACTGACGCGGCTCATCCGCGGCACGCCCGAGCTCGCCGAGAAGGAGTCGCTCTCCCGCGCCGCCGGAGCCGCGCTCACCAAGCACCGCGGCATCGTCGACCTCATCGCGGCGCGCGGGGAGGATCCGACGCAGCTGATGCTCCCGTTCCGGGAGCAGCTCGACGCGTTCCGGCGCAAGACGATCGGAGCCCGCCCGCGCGAGACGCTGCTGGCGGTCTACATCACGGCGGGCATGCTCGACGACTTCTACCTGGCGCTCGCGTCCAGCTACGGCGAGACCGGTCGTCGGGTCGCCCAGATCCTCCGCGAGGACGACGCGCGGCACGAGATCGTCGCGATCATCCAGGAGACGATCGAGAGCGATGAGGAGTGGCGGTCGCTGCTGTCGATGTGGGCGCGCCGCCTCGTCGGCGACACGATCCTCGTCTGCCGGGCCGCGCTGCGGCCGGAGCTCCTCGCGGTCGAGGAGGCACGCATCGAGCCCGTCTACACGGAGCTGATGGGTGCGCACGCCCGGCGCATGGATGCGATGGGCCTCGCCTCTTAG
- the nudC gene encoding NAD(+) diphosphatase, with amino-acid sequence MSIPRPFFDRAADLREEEGVLERLRDDLASRVVVVREGRVRVVASALLRVSVDEVADATWALLGRDVDGAVLLLAALPPETEALDAAPDEVWLGLRDLGGRLDPTESEVLVAAVALAGWLRDAPFCPTCGGGTELRNAGWSRRCLVCGREHFPRTDPAVIVAVESADGERLLLGANANWGGRMYSCFAGFTEAGESLEATVHREIEEESGVRLAALRYVSSQPWPFPRSLMVGFRAVVEDESAVRPDGEEIIDVRWYTRAEIGSALAGEGPVGLPGPASIARALIVDWFEERP; translated from the coding sequence ATGAGCATTCCGCGCCCGTTCTTCGACCGTGCCGCCGACCTCCGCGAGGAGGAGGGCGTGCTCGAGCGACTGCGCGACGATCTGGCGTCGCGCGTCGTCGTGGTGCGCGAAGGGCGCGTGCGTGTCGTCGCCTCCGCGTTGCTGCGCGTCTCAGTCGACGAGGTCGCCGATGCGACATGGGCGCTCCTCGGACGGGACGTCGACGGAGCGGTGCTGCTGCTCGCGGCACTGCCACCGGAGACCGAGGCGCTGGACGCCGCGCCGGACGAGGTCTGGCTCGGCCTGCGCGACCTCGGCGGGCGACTGGATCCGACCGAGTCGGAGGTGCTGGTGGCGGCGGTCGCACTCGCCGGCTGGCTGCGGGACGCCCCGTTCTGCCCGACGTGCGGAGGGGGCACGGAGCTGCGCAACGCGGGCTGGTCCCGTCGGTGCCTGGTCTGCGGGCGCGAGCACTTCCCCCGGACCGACCCCGCGGTGATCGTCGCCGTCGAGAGTGCGGACGGTGAGCGGCTCCTCCTCGGAGCCAACGCGAACTGGGGCGGACGCATGTACTCGTGCTTCGCCGGGTTCACCGAGGCGGGCGAGTCGCTCGAGGCCACGGTGCACCGCGAGATCGAGGAGGAGTCCGGCGTGCGCCTGGCGGCGCTGCGCTACGTCTCCTCGCAGCCGTGGCCGTTCCCACGATCGCTGATGGTCGGGTTCCGTGCGGTGGTCGAGGACGAGTCGGCGGTGCGCCCGGACGGCGAGGAGATCATCGACGTCCGCTGGTACACGCGGGCCGAGATCGGCTCGGCCCTGGCCGGCGAGGGACCGGTCGGTTTGCCCGGACCCGCGTCGATCGCGCGCGCCCTCATCGTCGACTGGTTCGAGGAGCGCCCGTGA